The nucleotide window GCGCGTCATTTGTCTTGCAGCAGCCCATGTCGAGACTCCCGTGATCTGTCTATGGTGTTGTCAAAGTCTCGGAGCAAAAACCTAAAGATGGCTCCTACGTAAGAAAGAAGGACCACTTCACTTACATCGGGTAAAATACAAGGACGGGAATGGTTGCGGCCGGCTCACGGCGGGCAGTCAAGACGAAAAGGTTGAAAGTTACAGCCTCCAAGAATACACCATCGGTACCTGCCACTTTGCTGGATCGGGGAAACCGGACGGGCTTGGTCTCCAAAGCTGTCTTGTCACTTGAGACGAAACAACGGGACGACCTGAGCTAACTTGCAACTAGGTTGTCAACGTGCCACTAAGTGACAAGGGAATTGGAAAGCCTCGACGCCAGCGACCTTTGgttgcctttcttccttcgtttctttcttcccGTCTTCCTGTTCTTATTCCTGGACCTGCTGGCTTCTGGATTGTAGCCGCCGCTGTGTGACCGGCGTACAGCCATTTCTTTTCTGCACCACCTCATCTCATTATCGAGGCCCCCCCCGCGACTCGACTGACTTATCTCGAGGTTGCCTCTACGTCAAGTCCGGCTCCCCGGATTTCTTAGCTTCGCATCCTCTCCCGCTGAAATTCCACTGCGGTAACCAGGGTATCTCTCCGGCCGGCCTCATATTTTATACCAGGACTACGTTCAGTCCCCTGCCTTACTGAAAACAACCCCTTGTCTCTATTTCTTGCCTTATCTTGTTCGCCCCTCTCGCAAGTCGCAAACATCAACCTACGCCAACCTTCTCGCCTCGATCCCCTTACCATTCATTCCTCACCAGTGGCCCGCGGTTTTGCGATAATGACCGCGTCCATGGCGCTTTAAACGTCCACAGGAACTTGAGTCGGGGGCCATCGAGACCCGTTGGGGCCAGAAGAAAGCATGCTGTCCACCTTGATACGACCCTTCAAGGGTGCTGCGCGCAACCCAGACGACGGCGATCTACTTGAGAGAAACTCGGAACCGCTACTACGACGTCCTGCTTCTGTCCGGAGTTATACGCAACATCGACACGCGACCGCCGACTTCACCGAggccgacgatgacgacgacgagtcCGACGATGCGAGACAACCACGCCAGAACGCTTCCAACCGAGGTgctgaggatgaagatggtcTGAATCAGGCAATTGGTGTTCTGCCGCTCTTCTGTGCTGGGCACCTTGGTATGATACCTTCCGTTACTCCATATACACCAAAGACCATTTGCAAGGCTAATCTTGTACAAACCGCTAGATTCCCTTCCAATATATAGCATGACGCATGCTATCCGCATTATTGTTCAGGCAAGAACCGATACGACCTTGACCTGGGAGCAGTTGAGGTCTCCCCAGGTGTTTCAATTTCTGGTAAAGCCAATGCAACAACAGATTCGGTCCCAGCATTTCTCAAGAGGAACTCTATATGCCCTCATGGCAAACTGTCTTCAATTCGAAAAAGAGTCTCAAGTATACCCAGCAAACActggcaccagcagcacacGAGCCAAGGTCTGCGAGTTGCTAGCCATCAAGCTCCTCAAGGAATACTCGACTCGGGAACTTGTTGATGCCCTATCCTATGACTTTTATCCTCTGCAGGGCGTCACGGGAATGCATATGCCGACCAATTCGAATAAGAGAGAGAAGCCGGCCGCCATGAGAACATCAACTCTCGAAGTCGCCATACGAGCCTCGGCAAAACACTTCTTGTCCCATCCTCTGGTCGTACAACAACTCGAGGCCATTTGGAATGGTGCCATTAGCTTTTACTCTGCCGCAGATCAGTTACATCGTCGCACCTCGATAGCTACCGATTTATCTTCCGCCCAGTCTCGCCGCCAAAGCACGGTACGAACACCACTCCTTGGTAGTCAGCAAGGCAAGGAGGACCGTCTCAGGGGCCAACCATTGCCGCTGGGACGAAGATCTGTTACGCTGTACGATCCTCGTCAAGCCTCGGTTTTTAAACTCTCACGACTGAGGGTCCCACGATATCGCCGGTTTCTCTCTACCTGCTCACTGGGTGTTCTTCTCTGCCTGTTCATGGCTGTTCTCAATGAGAGATCCAGCACAATCACCACGCTGGAGTTGATCTTCTGGTTCTGGAGCGCTGGGTTTATGCTCGATGAAGTCATCGGCTTCAACGAGCACGGATTCTCGCTCTACATCATGAGCTTCTGGAACATTTTCGACTTGGGTatcctgttgctgttgatcaTCTACTACTGCATGCGCATTTACGGCGTATTTCTTCTCGACCCACACAAGCTGAACGACAATGCCTATGATGTACTCGCTGCTATCGCCATCCTTTTGCTCCCCAGGATTTTCAGTATACTGGATCACTATCAGTACTTTTCACAGTTACTGATAGCATTCCGGCTGATGGCTGTTGACCTAGTTGCGGTTTTCGTCTTGGTCATTGTAGTCTGCTGCGGCTTCTCGGTGTTCTTCATCTCCAAAAGCACGGACGATCCGAGTGTAGTAGCATACAGCATGTTTCAGATACTGGTGGGCTATAGTCCGGCTGCTTGGGAAATATGGCCGGATCATAACTGGATGGGAAAGACGTTACTCGGCCTGTTTCTCATCATTTGCCACTTCGTGATTGTGTAAGCTGAGAAAATCAAATGCCCGGAGTGTGCAAAGGCTGACCTTCTTTTAGGACATTACTTGTGACCGTGCTAACAAACTCATTTATGGCTATTGCATTGAACGCAAAGCAGGAGCATCAGTGAGTCACTTTCGATGTCATGTTACCGTCTTCTCATTGGGTCTTTGCTAATCTATACAGGTTTCTCTTCGCCATCAACACGATTTCCATGGTGAAAAACGACTCGCTTTTTTCATACGTTGCACCAGTCAACATTCTTGCTTGGGCGTTGACCCCACTGAGATTTTTAATGCCCATGAGGCAGTTTGTCTGGCTCAATCGTACCGTCATCAAAGTGACTCACTTCCCCCTATTACTTATCATTTTCATCTATGAAAGGTTCATTTTGGCCCCCTCTGTGTACGAGCCAACGGACCTGGTGGAAAATCCAGGCCGCAGCCGTCACAGAGCGGTTTCCATTGTAGACCCCGCAAGCAGGACAGCACTCTTCAGCCCGAGCCTTCGAATTCGTGAAGAATCGTTGGTTGGTTTTCAGAAGGATCGTGCCTTGGAAGAGGTGTTCCGACGTGCTCCTGATTTTGCAACTATACGGACTCAACGACGTAACGAGCGCAGGAAGACGCAAAATGCCATCCGAACGTGGATGGACCAACAAGATGGGACGTTTACGTCTCCTCACGACTACGGTGCTGTTGACAATAGACCGGCACAGGACTGGCAGAGGAGAATGAGCATGGTGAGAGAGCAACCAAAGAGGTTTTCAGGACATGATCCAGACACAAGATCAACAGCAAGCGATCCGGCCGATATGG belongs to Neurospora crassa OR74A linkage group IV, whole genome shotgun sequence and includes:
- a CDS encoding integral membrane channel protein; this encodes MLSTLIRPFKGAARNPDDGDLLERNSEPLLRRPASVRSYTQHRHATADFTEADDDDDESDDARQPRQNASNRGAEDEDGLNQAIGVLPLFCAGHLDSLPIYSMTHAIRIIVQARTDTTLTWEQLRSPQVFQFLVKPMQQQIRSQHFSRGTLYALMANCLQFEKESQVYPANTGTSSTRAKVCELLAIKLLKEYSTRELVDALSYDFYPLQGVTGMHMPTNSNKREKPAAMRTSTLEVAIRASAKHFLSHPLVVQQLEAIWNGAISFYSAADQLHRRTSIATDLSSAQSRRQSTVRTPLLGSQQGKEDRLRGQPLPLGRRSVTLYDPRQASVFKLSRLRVPRYRRFLSTCSLGVLLCLFMAVLNERSSTITTLELIFWFWSAGFMLDEVIGFNEHGFSLYIMSFWNIFDLGILLLLIIYYCMRIYGVFLLDPHKLNDNAYDVLAAIAILLLPRIFSILDHYQYFSQLLIAFRLMAVDLVAVFVLVIVVCCGFSVFFISKSTDDPSVVAYSMFQILVGYSPAAWEIWPDHNWMGKTLLGLFLIICHFVIVTLLVTVLTNSFMAIALNAKQEHQFLFAINTISMVKNDSLFSYVAPVNILAWALTPLRFLMPMRQFVWLNRTVIKVTHFPLLLIIFIYERFILAPSVYEPTDLVENPGRSRHRAVSIVDPASRTALFSPSLRIREESLVGFQKDRALEEVFRRAPDFATIRTQRRNERRKTQNAIRTWMDQQDGTFTSPHDYGAVDNRPAQDWQRRMSMVREQPKRFSGHDPDTRSTASDPADMVSNATFPTVPEYLNNGTVRRDFANEAKENTDAENGDDELVTNDEYEEDNATHDTEQVRNDMDEGQSTETGEDYFTTWVPSRFNPGLTSAQRTPVSPRPGTWRRIPMHNRTMSNNTMIFAPAQDRPFESSSSASMDPSLSSQSRPHSTRHGIPEGSVASPSAGLRSPRRSLYLASSRPQSMVMSPRAMVRVAPNNRSALALENPDSASGTHDSPSSRGQSSVELPNSADLDPSALGGGLQAGNGVMSSSTTLAAAMLEKRSQQEQDSDRMNKLMLAKTNLQASLGEVVREMQVLKSTAPSTAGNSADEGTSSGSYLAKKAIQQQHQQQYSTPSRRGSGEERRSSRLSSSAGSAGSTNRDMANRGPRRSFRRLETATTMPTLSGQETTDRRGNSREEHEEDDSDYSKSEVNNKIFEPRHNRRSKGKGKVAIGAAIAAVAASSNSDEREDDDRRRHQMGGGSSLDERHHRKDDFIRSGDFALKEGVN